The following are encoded in a window of Catharus ustulatus isolate bCatUst1 chromosome 12, bCatUst1.pri.v2, whole genome shotgun sequence genomic DNA:
- the DIS3L gene encoding DIS3-like exonuclease 1 isoform X1 yields MLRTEKVLQLRGQQGRAVRVVREHYLRPDVPCRSALCRSAQCRAACARDGKLLSDDVTHYVVPDCKVVQEYLEILEFPELKGIIFMHTACQAVQHQKGRRQYNKLRNLLKDPRHDCTVFANEFHQHCYLPREKGESMEKWQTRNIYNAAAWYHNHCLGQMPVVMVTEDEDAIRQYGNETEGVFVISFKNYLDNFWPDLKAAHELFDSIVQARRERESESQENHGKEYPEHLPVEILEAGIKSGRYLQGTLNVNKHRAQLEAFVRLQGFGSKNTELQSDILIYGTKARNRAIHGDVVVVELLPVHEWKGRTVALCENETEDKAPADTTGDPMPTGKVVGITQKNWRDYVVTFPSKEEIQSQGRNAQKVLVTPWDYRIPKIRISTQQAEALQEYRVVVRIDSWESTSLYPNGHFVRVLGRIGDLEGEIAAILVENSICAAPFSEIQMSEMPVSSPKNPWKVSPEEAKKRLDLRDSHLIFSIDPKGCEDVDDALSVRTLPNGNLELGVHIADVTHFVAANSYTDVEARARATTYYLADRRYDMLPAVLSADLCSLLSGVDRYAVSVLWELEKESLETLRVQYRRTLIRSAYKLEYETAQALLDGDTSVVGNILELQGLDEGTRQQKVAELVWAISKLTDIARHVRAKRDRCGALELEGIEIRVQLDDKRNIHDLIPKQPLEVHETVAECMILANHWVAKRISEDFPHQALLRQHPPPRQEFFTELRECASAKGFSIDTRSNKALAESLDRANDPLDPIVNKLLRSMATHAMSNALYFSTGSCPEEQFHHYGLALEKYTHFTSPIRRYADIVVHRLLMAATLRGTTGDVKDNITSNKDLEELCRHINNRNRAAQRAQKQSTELFQCMYFRDRSAESDERCVADGVIYSIRTNGVLVFVPRYGIKGAAYMKNKEGLVISCQGAGSCQWKPGSLHRSQHKITSTTATGDSVTLSLFDHITVRILVQSSRCHAERIKLEIIRNAPHHTADTEAAHRSSHGVRSDLVKEVSQSAEEAQRAQERARVEVMDEESQEFCQTKGPSLYQLLEEIRELALLDVTQDIRT; encoded by the exons ATGCTCCGCACGGagaaggtgctgcagctgcGGGGGCAGCAGGGCCGCGCCGTGCGGGTGGTGCGGGAGCATTACCTGCGCCCCGACGTGCCGTGCCGCAGCGCTCTGTGCCGCAGCGCCCAGTGCCGCGCCGCCTGCGCCCGCG ATGGCAAATTGTTATCAGATGATGTCACCCACTACGTTGTCCCTGACTGCAAGGTTGTTCAGGAGTACCTGGAGATCCTGGAATTTCCAGAGCtgaaaggaattattttcatGCATACAGCTTGTCAGGCTGTGCAGCATCAGAAAGGACGCAG ACAGTACAACAAGCTCCGAAATCTACTGAAGGATCCCCGTCACGACTGCACTGTGTTTGCTAATGAATTCCACCAGCACTGCTACCTGcccagggagaagggagagtCCATGGAGAAGTGGCAGACCAG GAATATTTACAATGCAGCAGCCTGGTATCACAACCACTGCCTGGGTCAGATGCCAGTTGTTATGGTAACAGAAGATGAAGATGCCATCAGGCAGTATGGAAATGAAACAGAAGGAGTGTTTGTGATTTCCTTCAAG AATTACTTGGATAACTTCTGGCCTGACCTGAAGGCTGCCCATGAGCTCTTTGACTCCATAGTCCAAGCTCGGCGGGAGCGGGAGAGTGAAAGCCAAGAGAACCATGGAAAAGAATATCCTGAGCACTTACCTGTGGAAATACTGGAGGCTGGGATCAAATCTGGAAGATACCTGCAG GGTACCCTGAATGTCAACAAGCATCGAGCACAGCTGGAAGCTTTTGTGCGGCTTCAGGGCTTTGGCAGCAAAAACACAG aactTCAAAGTGACATCCTTATTTATGGGACCAAGGCTCGGAATCGTGCAATCCACGGGGATGTGGTGGTGGttgagctgctccctgtgcatgAATGGAAGGGAAGGACTGTTGCTCTCTGTGAAAATGAGACTGAGGACAAAGCACCTGCAGACACCACAGGTGACCCTATGCCCACAG GTAAAGTGGTTGGAATCACCCAGAAGAACTGGAGGGATTATGTGGTCACCTTCCCCTCTAAAGAAGAGATCCAGTCCCAGGGCAGAAATGCTCAGAAAGTCCTTGTAACACCTTGGGATTACCGAATCCCCAAAATCCGCATCAGCACTCAGCAGGCTGAGGCTTTACAG GAGTACAGAGTTGTCGTGCGCATCGATTCCTGGGAGTCGACGTCGCTCTACCCGAACGGACACTTTGTCAGAGTGCTGGGGAGGATTGGAGACCTGGAGGGGGAGATTGCAGCTATCCTGGTGGAGAACAGCATCTGTGCTGCCCCTTTCTCAGAAATCCAG ATGAGTGAAATGCCAGTGAGTTCTCCAAAGAATCCATGGaaagtgagtccagaggaggcaaagAAACGCCTTGACCTGAGAGACAGCCACCTGATATTCAGCATTGACCCCAAGGGCTGTGAGGATGTGGATGATGCTCTGTCTGTCAGGACTCTGCCCAATGGGAacctggagctgggggtgcacaTTGCAGATGTCACTCACTTCGTGGCAGCCAATTCCTACACGGATGTCGAGGCCAGAGCAAG GGCCACCACGTATTACCTGGCAGACCGGCGCTATGACATGCTGCCCGCGGTGCTCAGCGCTGACCTGTGCTCCCTCCTCAGCGGAGTGGACAG GTACGCTGTGAGCGTCTtgtgggagctggagaaggaatcCTTGGAGACGCTGAGGGTTCAGTACCGCAGAACCCTGATCCGCTCCGCCTACAAGCTGGAGTACGAGacagcccaggcactgctggatggGGACACCAGTGTGGTGGGGAACATCCTGGAACTGCAAGGCCTGGATGAAGGAACGAGGCAGCAGAAGGTGGCTGAGCTGGTTTGGGCCATATCCAAGCTCACCGACATAGCGCGACACGTCCGGGCCAAGCGGGACAGGTGCGGCGcgctggagctggaggggatCGAGATCCGCGTGCAGCTGGACGACAAACGGAACATCCATGACCTCATCCCCAAGCAGCCGCTGGAAGTGCACGAGACCGTGGCGGAGTGCATGATCCTGGCCAACCACTGGGTGGCGAAAAGGATTTCCGAGGATTTCCCCCACCAAGCTCTGCTGCGGCAGCACCCTCCGCCACGGCAGGAATTCTTCACCGAGCTTCGGGAGTGTGCCAGTGCCAAAGGCTTCTCCATCGACACACG GTCCAACAAGGCTTTGGCTGAGTCTCTGGACAGAGCAAACGACCCCTTGGATCCCATTGTGAACAAACTGCTGCGCTCCATGGCCACCCACGCCATGTCCAACGCCCTCTACTTCTCAACTGGCTCCTGTCCTGAGGAGCAGTTCCATCATTATG ggctggccctggaGAAGTACACTCACTTCACTTCTCCCATCAGGAGATACGCTGACATCGTTGTGCACAGGCTCCTGATGGCAGCGACCCTGAGGGGAACCACAGGGGATGTAAAGGACAACATCACCAGTAACAAGgacctggaggagctgtgcagaCACATCAATAACAGGAACAGG GCAGCCCAGCGTGCTCAGAAGCAATCCACAGAGCTCTTCCAGTGCATGTACTTCCGGGACAGGAGCGCCGAGAGCGACGAGCGCTGCGTGGCCGACGGCGTCATCTACTCCATCCGCACCAACGGCGTGCTCGTCTTCGTGCCCCG GTATGGAATCAAAGGTGCAGCCtacatgaaaaacaaagaggGCTTGGTCATCTCCTGTcaaggggctgggagctgccagtggAAGCCTGGATCCCTCCATCGCTCTCAGCATAAAATCACCTCCACTACAGCTACTGGGGACTCAGTGACCCTGAGCCTTTTCGATCACATCACA GTGAGAATCCTGGTGCAGAGCTCCCGCTGCCACGCCGAGAGGATCAAGCTGGAGATCATCAGGAACGCGCCGCACCACACCGCGGACACAGAGGCTGCCCACAGGAGCTCCCACGGGGTCAGGTCTGACTTGGTGAAAGAAGTCAGCCAGTCTGCAGAGGAGGCCCAGCGTGCCCAAGAGAGAGCCAGGGTGGAAGTGATGGATGAGGAGTCCCAGGAGTTCTGCCAGACCAAGGGGCCGAGCCTGTaccagctgctggaggagatcCGGGAGCTGGCGCTGCTGGATGTCACTCAGGACATCAGGACTTGA
- the DIS3L gene encoding DIS3-like exonuclease 1 isoform X2, which translates to MRLRTKHLQTPQVTLCPQEYRVVVRIDSWESTSLYPNGHFVRVLGRIGDLEGEIAAILVENSICAAPFSEIQMSEMPVSSPKNPWKVSPEEAKKRLDLRDSHLIFSIDPKGCEDVDDALSVRTLPNGNLELGVHIADVTHFVAANSYTDVEARARATTYYLADRRYDMLPAVLSADLCSLLSGVDRYAVSVLWELEKESLETLRVQYRRTLIRSAYKLEYETAQALLDGDTSVVGNILELQGLDEGTRQQKVAELVWAISKLTDIARHVRAKRDRCGALELEGIEIRVQLDDKRNIHDLIPKQPLEVHETVAECMILANHWVAKRISEDFPHQALLRQHPPPRQEFFTELRECASAKGFSIDTRSNKALAESLDRANDPLDPIVNKLLRSMATHAMSNALYFSTGSCPEEQFHHYGLALEKYTHFTSPIRRYADIVVHRLLMAATLRGTTGDVKDNITSNKDLEELCRHINNRNRAAQRAQKQSTELFQCMYFRDRSAESDERCVADGVIYSIRTNGVLVFVPRYGIKGAAYMKNKEGLVISCQGAGSCQWKPGSLHRSQHKITSTTATGDSVTLSLFDHITVRILVQSSRCHAERIKLEIIRNAPHHTADTEAAHRSSHGVRSDLVKEVSQSAEEAQRAQERARVEVMDEESQEFCQTKGPSLYQLLEEIRELALLDVTQDIRT; encoded by the exons ATGAGACTGAGGACAAAGCACCTGCAGACACCACAGGTGACCCTATGCCCACAG GAGTACAGAGTTGTCGTGCGCATCGATTCCTGGGAGTCGACGTCGCTCTACCCGAACGGACACTTTGTCAGAGTGCTGGGGAGGATTGGAGACCTGGAGGGGGAGATTGCAGCTATCCTGGTGGAGAACAGCATCTGTGCTGCCCCTTTCTCAGAAATCCAG ATGAGTGAAATGCCAGTGAGTTCTCCAAAGAATCCATGGaaagtgagtccagaggaggcaaagAAACGCCTTGACCTGAGAGACAGCCACCTGATATTCAGCATTGACCCCAAGGGCTGTGAGGATGTGGATGATGCTCTGTCTGTCAGGACTCTGCCCAATGGGAacctggagctgggggtgcacaTTGCAGATGTCACTCACTTCGTGGCAGCCAATTCCTACACGGATGTCGAGGCCAGAGCAAG GGCCACCACGTATTACCTGGCAGACCGGCGCTATGACATGCTGCCCGCGGTGCTCAGCGCTGACCTGTGCTCCCTCCTCAGCGGAGTGGACAG GTACGCTGTGAGCGTCTtgtgggagctggagaaggaatcCTTGGAGACGCTGAGGGTTCAGTACCGCAGAACCCTGATCCGCTCCGCCTACAAGCTGGAGTACGAGacagcccaggcactgctggatggGGACACCAGTGTGGTGGGGAACATCCTGGAACTGCAAGGCCTGGATGAAGGAACGAGGCAGCAGAAGGTGGCTGAGCTGGTTTGGGCCATATCCAAGCTCACCGACATAGCGCGACACGTCCGGGCCAAGCGGGACAGGTGCGGCGcgctggagctggaggggatCGAGATCCGCGTGCAGCTGGACGACAAACGGAACATCCATGACCTCATCCCCAAGCAGCCGCTGGAAGTGCACGAGACCGTGGCGGAGTGCATGATCCTGGCCAACCACTGGGTGGCGAAAAGGATTTCCGAGGATTTCCCCCACCAAGCTCTGCTGCGGCAGCACCCTCCGCCACGGCAGGAATTCTTCACCGAGCTTCGGGAGTGTGCCAGTGCCAAAGGCTTCTCCATCGACACACG GTCCAACAAGGCTTTGGCTGAGTCTCTGGACAGAGCAAACGACCCCTTGGATCCCATTGTGAACAAACTGCTGCGCTCCATGGCCACCCACGCCATGTCCAACGCCCTCTACTTCTCAACTGGCTCCTGTCCTGAGGAGCAGTTCCATCATTATG ggctggccctggaGAAGTACACTCACTTCACTTCTCCCATCAGGAGATACGCTGACATCGTTGTGCACAGGCTCCTGATGGCAGCGACCCTGAGGGGAACCACAGGGGATGTAAAGGACAACATCACCAGTAACAAGgacctggaggagctgtgcagaCACATCAATAACAGGAACAGG GCAGCCCAGCGTGCTCAGAAGCAATCCACAGAGCTCTTCCAGTGCATGTACTTCCGGGACAGGAGCGCCGAGAGCGACGAGCGCTGCGTGGCCGACGGCGTCATCTACTCCATCCGCACCAACGGCGTGCTCGTCTTCGTGCCCCG GTATGGAATCAAAGGTGCAGCCtacatgaaaaacaaagaggGCTTGGTCATCTCCTGTcaaggggctgggagctgccagtggAAGCCTGGATCCCTCCATCGCTCTCAGCATAAAATCACCTCCACTACAGCTACTGGGGACTCAGTGACCCTGAGCCTTTTCGATCACATCACA GTGAGAATCCTGGTGCAGAGCTCCCGCTGCCACGCCGAGAGGATCAAGCTGGAGATCATCAGGAACGCGCCGCACCACACCGCGGACACAGAGGCTGCCCACAGGAGCTCCCACGGGGTCAGGTCTGACTTGGTGAAAGAAGTCAGCCAGTCTGCAGAGGAGGCCCAGCGTGCCCAAGAGAGAGCCAGGGTGGAAGTGATGGATGAGGAGTCCCAGGAGTTCTGCCAGACCAAGGGGCCGAGCCTGTaccagctgctggaggagatcCGGGAGCTGGCGCTGCTGGATGTCACTCAGGACATCAGGACTTGA
- the TIPIN gene encoding TIMELESS-interacting protein isoform X2: protein MLDPLENNLFDLPDYENTEDETFPPLPPPASPGRDDAEWAQANGDPDGNQQSQTKDSAVTTQKAVKRPRPKLDAQRLISERGLPALRSMFDNVKFKGKGHEAEDLKTLIQHMEHWAHRLFPKLQFEDFIDKVESLGNKKEVQTCLKRIRLDLPVLHDDYKNNEAEEGESNGLDAAAEDAPPHPGSAEELDSLPGAALTEEQQERMKRNRQLALERRQARLQGLSQSQHQELPSSYPEEEFDSPVAQDPTDLAEDTQVPAAKDGPSEDGEDELECAREEQ, encoded by the exons ATGCTAGATCCTTTAGAGAACAACTTGTTTGATCTTCCTGACTATGAGAACACAGAAGATGAAACATTCCCACCTCTTCCACCTCCTGCCTCTCCGGGAAGAGACGATGCAGAATGGGCTCAGGCCAACGGAG ATCCAGATGGAAACCAGCAGTCCCAAACAAAGGATTCTGCTGTGACCACACAGAAAGCAGTTAAAAGACCAAGGCCTAAATTAGATGCCCAGAG GTTAATTTCAGAAAGAGGGCTCCCAGCTCTGAGAAGCATGTTTGACAATGTGAAATTCAAGGGTAAAGGGCACGAG GCAGAGGACCTGAAGACACTGATACAACACATGGAGCACTGGGCTCACAGGCTGTTCCCAAAACTGCAGTTTGAGGATTTTATTGACAAAGTGGAGTCTTtgggaaacaaaaaggaagttCAG ACCTGCCTCAAGAGGATTAGACTTGATCTTCCTGTTTTACATGATGACTACAAAAACAACGAAG CAGAAGAAGGGGAAAGCAATGGGCTGGATGCAGCTGCTGAAGATGCACCTCCCCACCCTGGcagtgcagaggagctggaCTCCCTGCCTGGGGCCGCTCtgacagaggagcagcaggagcgcATGAAGAGGAACCGGCAGCTGGCCCTGGAGCGGAGGCAGGCGCGGCTGCAGGGCCTCAGCCAGTCCCAGCACCAGG AGCTCCCCAGTAGTTACCCAGAAGAGGAGTTTGACAGCCCAGTTGCTCAGGATCCCACTGACCTTGCTGAAGACACTCAGGTTCCTGCAGCCAAGGATGGTCCCTCAGAAGATGGAGAGGATGAATTGGAATGTGCCAGGGAAGAACAGTAA
- the TIPIN gene encoding TIMELESS-interacting protein isoform X3, producing the protein MLDPLENNLFDLPDYENTEDETFPPLPPPASPGRDDAEWAQANGDPDGNQQSQTKDSAVTTQKAVKRPRPKLDAQRLISERGLPALRSMFDNVKFKGKGHEAEDLKTLIQHMEHWAHRLFPKLQFEDFIDKVESLGNKKEVQTCLKRIRLDLPVLHDDYKNNEEEGESNGLDAAAEDAPPHPGSAEELDSLPGAALTEEQQERMKRNRQLALERRQARLQGLSQSQHQAELPSSYPEEEFDSPVAQDPTDLAEDTQVPAAKDGPSEDGEDELECAREEQ; encoded by the exons ATGCTAGATCCTTTAGAGAACAACTTGTTTGATCTTCCTGACTATGAGAACACAGAAGATGAAACATTCCCACCTCTTCCACCTCCTGCCTCTCCGGGAAGAGACGATGCAGAATGGGCTCAGGCCAACGGAG ATCCAGATGGAAACCAGCAGTCCCAAACAAAGGATTCTGCTGTGACCACACAGAAAGCAGTTAAAAGACCAAGGCCTAAATTAGATGCCCAGAG GTTAATTTCAGAAAGAGGGCTCCCAGCTCTGAGAAGCATGTTTGACAATGTGAAATTCAAGGGTAAAGGGCACGAG GCAGAGGACCTGAAGACACTGATACAACACATGGAGCACTGGGCTCACAGGCTGTTCCCAAAACTGCAGTTTGAGGATTTTATTGACAAAGTGGAGTCTTtgggaaacaaaaaggaagttCAG ACCTGCCTCAAGAGGATTAGACTTGATCTTCCTGTTTTACATGATGACTACAAAAACAACGAAG AAGAAGGGGAAAGCAATGGGCTGGATGCAGCTGCTGAAGATGCACCTCCCCACCCTGGcagtgcagaggagctggaCTCCCTGCCTGGGGCCGCTCtgacagaggagcagcaggagcgcATGAAGAGGAACCGGCAGCTGGCCCTGGAGCGGAGGCAGGCGCGGCTGCAGGGCCTCAGCCAGTCCCAGCACCAGG CAGAGCTCCCCAGTAGTTACCCAGAAGAGGAGTTTGACAGCCCAGTTGCTCAGGATCCCACTGACCTTGCTGAAGACACTCAGGTTCCTGCAGCCAAGGATGGTCCCTCAGAAGATGGAGAGGATGAATTGGAATGTGCCAGGGAAGAACAGTAA
- the TIPIN gene encoding TIMELESS-interacting protein isoform X1, translating into MLDPLENNLFDLPDYENTEDETFPPLPPPASPGRDDAEWAQANGDPDGNQQSQTKDSAVTTQKAVKRPRPKLDAQRLISERGLPALRSMFDNVKFKGKGHEAEDLKTLIQHMEHWAHRLFPKLQFEDFIDKVESLGNKKEVQTCLKRIRLDLPVLHDDYKNNEAEEGESNGLDAAAEDAPPHPGSAEELDSLPGAALTEEQQERMKRNRQLALERRQARLQGLSQSQHQAELPSSYPEEEFDSPVAQDPTDLAEDTQVPAAKDGPSEDGEDELECAREEQ; encoded by the exons ATGCTAGATCCTTTAGAGAACAACTTGTTTGATCTTCCTGACTATGAGAACACAGAAGATGAAACATTCCCACCTCTTCCACCTCCTGCCTCTCCGGGAAGAGACGATGCAGAATGGGCTCAGGCCAACGGAG ATCCAGATGGAAACCAGCAGTCCCAAACAAAGGATTCTGCTGTGACCACACAGAAAGCAGTTAAAAGACCAAGGCCTAAATTAGATGCCCAGAG GTTAATTTCAGAAAGAGGGCTCCCAGCTCTGAGAAGCATGTTTGACAATGTGAAATTCAAGGGTAAAGGGCACGAG GCAGAGGACCTGAAGACACTGATACAACACATGGAGCACTGGGCTCACAGGCTGTTCCCAAAACTGCAGTTTGAGGATTTTATTGACAAAGTGGAGTCTTtgggaaacaaaaaggaagttCAG ACCTGCCTCAAGAGGATTAGACTTGATCTTCCTGTTTTACATGATGACTACAAAAACAACGAAG CAGAAGAAGGGGAAAGCAATGGGCTGGATGCAGCTGCTGAAGATGCACCTCCCCACCCTGGcagtgcagaggagctggaCTCCCTGCCTGGGGCCGCTCtgacagaggagcagcaggagcgcATGAAGAGGAACCGGCAGCTGGCCCTGGAGCGGAGGCAGGCGCGGCTGCAGGGCCTCAGCCAGTCCCAGCACCAGG CAGAGCTCCCCAGTAGTTACCCAGAAGAGGAGTTTGACAGCCCAGTTGCTCAGGATCCCACTGACCTTGCTGAAGACACTCAGGTTCCTGCAGCCAAGGATGGTCCCTCAGAAGATGGAGAGGATGAATTGGAATGTGCCAGGGAAGAACAGTAA